Sequence from the Limibacillus sp. genome:
GAGGCTGAGGCCCCGGCAAAAGGCCATCAGTTCTCTGTCGGACTCGCCTTGGGCCGCGCCCAGCAGCTCGGCGCTGTCCAGGCCGCTTGCGGTCCTGACGCTCCGGCCCTGACCGCCCTCCTTCAGCGCGTCGATGTAGAAGCGGTCGACCTCCAGGATGTGCTCCAGCGTCAGGCGGATCGAGCCGAAGAAGCTTTCGCGCTTGCGTTCGTACTCTTCCGGACTGAGCGCCCGGCAGGCCTTGTAGAGCCGGTGGTTGGCCCAGGCGTTGTTGCAGGCTTGAGCGTGCAGGGTGCCCAGCAGTTCCGGCACGGGCCTAAAGCTCCGGATCCTCGAGACCCGCCGCGCGGTAGGCGGCCGTCACGCAGTTGGCCAGCAGGCAGGCGATGGTCATGGGCCCGACGCCGCCGGGAACCGGGGTGATCGCGCCGGCCACCTCGGCGGCCCCGGCGAACTCCACGTCGCCGACCAGCCGCGCCTTGCCGTCGCCTGTGCCGCTCTCGACCCTGTTGATGCCGACGTCGATTACGGTGGCGCCCGGCTTGATCCAGTCGCCCTTGACCATCTCGGGCCGTCCCACGGCGGCGATCACGATGTCGGCCTGCCGGCAGACGCCGGGAAGGTCGGCCGTCCGGGAGTGGGCGATGGTCACGGTGGCGTTGGCGCCGAGCAGCAGCTGTGCCATGGGCTTACCAACAATGTTCGAGCGCCCCACGACCACCGCGTTCTTGCCCGAGAGGTCGCCGTGACGGTCCAGCAGCAGCATCAGGCAGCCCAGCGGCGTGCAGGGCACCATGGGCTTGCCCGCCCCGGTCATGAGCCGGCCGGCGTTCACCACGTGGAAGCCGTCCACGTCCTTCTCGGGCAGGATCGTGTTGATCACCGCGTTGGCGTCGATCTGCTTGGGCAGGGGAAGCTGCACCAGGATGCCGTGAACGCCGTCATCGGCATTGAGCTGCTCGACCAGGGCCAGCAGGTCCTCCTGCGAGGTGTCGGGCGAGAGGCGGTGTTCGAAGGACTCCATGCCGCACTCGACCGTCTGCTTGGCCTTGTTGCGGACATAGACCTGGCTGGCCGGGTCTTCGCCCACCAGCACCACGGCGAGGCCGGGCGTAACGCCCTTCTCCGCCTTCAGGGCGGCAACCTTCTCGGCCACGCGGGCGCGCAGGCCCGCTGCGAATGCCTTGCCGTCGATAATCTTGTCGTCGCTCATTTCCCCAGCCCCCTTGTGCGTACAGTCGCTCCTTGATGCCAGCCGCGCGCGGCCAGGCCTTTCCCGAAAGCGCCGCAGATAGCCGTCATGACGACAGCAGCACCTCAAGCCGTGCGCTGAGCGCATCGGGATCGCCCTCGAGCCGCAGGGTTTTCTCCCGTGCGCTCTCTCCTGCCGTGATCCTGATGCGGCTCTTGGCCAACCCCAGCTCCTTTGAGAGCAGCTTCAAGAGAGCGGCGTTGGCCTTCCCGCCCTCGGGCGGCGCCGTCACGCGCGCTTCCATAAAGAAGTGGCCGCCGGCGCCTTCTCGCAGGCCGCCGAGTTCCGCGCGCGACGCCCCCGGCTGCAGGCGGACGAAAAGCTCCAAACCCTCCGCGCCACGGCGATAGGGCTTGGCGGTCATCAGAGGCTCAAGAGCAGGTTGATGAGCATGCGCTGCAAGAAGATCAGCGCCAGGATCAAGACGATGGGAGAGATATCGATGCCGCCGAGGTTGGGCAGGATACGGCGGATCGGACCCAGCGCAGGCTCGGTGACCCGGTAGAGGAAATCGCCGATCATCCGGACGATGTCGTTGCGGGTGTTGATCACGTTGAAGGCCACAAGCCAGGACAGGATCGCCATGGCGATCACCATCCAGATGTAGATATCGATCGCAATAAGGATGACCTGCAGAAGCGGTTCGAGAACGATGTTCATGGTCGCCGGTTGCCCTTCAAGCTTGGTTCCGGCCCCGGCAAAGGGGCCGCGGGATTAAGGCCTCGCGTGATTTGCGCCCATAAGCTAGCCGCCGCCCGGCGGGTCGGCAAGGGTCCCTGCGGCGAGACGGCGTTCGAGCCCCAGAGGAGCGCTTGACAGGCCCTGCCGCTTGCCCCCATATTCCGCCCGCTCGAAGGCAG
This genomic interval carries:
- a CDS encoding DinB family protein yields the protein MPELLGTLHAQACNNAWANHRLYKACRALSPEEYERKRESFFGSIRLTLEHILEVDRFYIDALKEGGQGRSVRTASGLDSAELLGAAQGESDRELMAFCRGLSLADLDKVVTMEREGYEQYDSALRVLQHLFQHQIHHRGQVHGLLSPTSVAPPQFDEFFLADDLDNRAEFLEAFGLTEADIWR
- the folD gene encoding bifunctional methylenetetrahydrofolate dehydrogenase/methenyltetrahydrofolate cyclohydrolase FolD; its protein translation is MSDDKIIDGKAFAAGLRARVAEKVAALKAEKGVTPGLAVVLVGEDPASQVYVRNKAKQTVECGMESFEHRLSPDTSQEDLLALVEQLNADDGVHGILVQLPLPKQIDANAVINTILPEKDVDGFHVVNAGRLMTGAGKPMVPCTPLGCLMLLLDRHGDLSGKNAVVVGRSNIVGKPMAQLLLGANATVTIAHSRTADLPGVCRQADIVIAAVGRPEMVKGDWIKPGATVIDVGINRVESGTGDGKARLVGDVEFAGAAEVAGAITPVPGGVGPMTIACLLANCVTAAYRAAGLEDPEL
- a CDS encoding DUF167 family protein, which produces MTAKPYRRGAEGLELFVRLQPGASRAELGGLREGAGGHFFMEARVTAPPEGGKANAALLKLLSKELGLAKSRIRITAGESAREKTLRLEGDPDALSARLEVLLSS
- a CDS encoding YggT family protein; translation: MNIVLEPLLQVILIAIDIYIWMVIAMAILSWLVAFNVINTRNDIVRMIGDFLYRVTEPALGPIRRILPNLGGIDISPIVLILALIFLQRMLINLLLSL